The sequence below is a genomic window from Salicibibacter cibarius.
GTGACGGTTGAGAGCTGAATAGATGAGTGCCCCTAGCGGCGGAAGGACGACGTAACCTGCATCGGAAGCGACGCTGGACATAATGGCTGCGAACATGAGACCAGCTGTTATTAAACGATTAGGGATGGCCAACACAAAACCTCGTAAGCAGGCGCTGATCAGACCGCTTTGCTCGCATACCCCAATCCCGAGCATCGTCGCGAGCACAACGCCGAGCGGAGCGAAGCCGATGAAATTATCGACCATACTCGTGAATATGTAGTTGATCCCCTCGCCGGAAAGCAAATTCAAGACTTCAAGCGTCTCGCCCGGTTCCGCCGGATCTTCCACGCTAATATCAAAACCGGCGACAATCGCGGAAATAATGATGACCATAACTGCTAAAATCGCAAATAATGTAACCGGATGGGGCAACCTATTGCCTGTTCTTTCAACAAAATCGAGAAAACGTTGGAAAAACCCTTTTCGTTTCGCATTCTCTGCCATACCAATTCCCCTTCTTCGGGATAAAAAAAGACCCTCTTTTTGGTATCATCACCAAAATGGGCCTTTCTATGTATGGCGGAGCAAATTAGAAAACTGCTTTTCGCCAAGTTTTTATGGCGAAAAGCCTTAGCCCAACTTATGTAGGTAAGAAAGTTGATTTATACTTTCTTACCTACCAAAAAAGCTGATCTCAATCGCGCGCATTGAAATCAGCCAATCCCAGGATTAATTAACGGCTTCCTTTATCCTATTAATTTCCATATCATGCTCTGCGACTTTATCTCGCAAATAACCAATGTCAACATTTTGGCTTCTTGATTCTTTAAGCAGCTCTTTGTGCAGTTGCTGTGACTCTGCGTGGCGCTGTCGGTTCAATCGTTTTTCCTCTGCGAATTCAGTTTCTATCCCCTCCATACGCGTGTCCATCCGATCCGTTCGCGAGAGCAGATCTTTGCTAACTTTGTTATTCTCAGCGACCATTTGAATCAATTGCTCGATGTGTCTTTCGATACGATCCAAGCGTTCTTCACTCATGCTTATTCACCTCTCTTTCGATTATTTTTGAGCGCATTCTATCTCTCTATAATCTATTATATAGAATATTCGTTCCCTTTTCAATAAAATTTTAGTCCTATTTATTTTCTCCCAACCCTTGGCGCAAATCCTCCGCCAACAGCGACAACAACCCTTCCTGATAGCCGGCTTTTCGCTTCTCCTGCATGTCGCGTATGACCGGCAGCAGTGCTTCGTTCGTTACATTCAAAAGCTTGGCCATGCGCTCTTCTTCCATATGATTGTCCGATAGAGACTTGTGATAGGACGCTATATCCATCCGCCATAATTGAGCGTGACGAGGGTAACGCGCAAGCAGTCGGTCAGCCATCGCGACACCTTCGGGATCGATATCACCGGCATAAAAAAGCGTCACGCCGGCGTCAACAAGCATGTCCATCAATTTTAACGCTGCCAGCTTGAATTGGCCGCGCGTGCAAATGAGCGGCGCGTCGGGAACAGCATCCAATAGACTCGAATACACACCGGAATTTTCCACGATCCATACACGGCCGGCAGTTATCGGATAAACGGCGCTCACCCGTTGCAATTCACGAAGGGGAATATTGAGCACGGAACGTGTATCCACAGCCGCCTGCCATAAGGGATGTACGTTTTCCCCAACATCCGCCAACAGATTCGCTACCGAGACATCGTTCGTAATATCATCACGAAGAATATAAAAAGATTCCAGAAGCCGTGTCGCCTCTTCACTCCCATTAACGGCAGGAAGCCCGCTTTTGACCTGTAAAATGTGCATCAAGAGTTTGCCGGCATCATGGTTCATGTCAAACGCGTGCGGATCCCCGCTCACCTTTTGACTAAACACGGGCAACCGGATTGGCTCCTCGGGAAGGTTTCGAACTGCATCATGAATCACCGGCAGCAACGCAGCTAACCTTCCATTTTCCAACAACCGATACACCCA
It includes:
- a CDS encoding TIGR02679 family protein, whose protein sequence is MLDEALAYFRGKSGFRRLFPLFRKKMESLGRVGGSVDITDFKDAELEEIAAFFGSTKEVLLQKKKIYLLRFEKKLGETRFAGVDVWALLEGYFDEKIVSKKESHEQKRAMEERALERWKGQYPALAFWFDYLRARSPDTHWVYRLLENGRLAALLPVIHDAVRNLPEEPIRLPVFSQKVSGDPHAFDMNHDAGKLLMHILQVKSGLPAVNGSEEATRLLESFYILRDDITNDVSVANLLADVGENVHPLWQAAVDTRSVLNIPLRELQRVSAVYPITAGRVWIVENSGVYSSLLDAVPDAPLICTRGQFKLAALKLMDMLVDAGVTLFYAGDIDPEGVAMADRLLARYPRHAQLWRMDIASYHKSLSDNHMEEERMAKLLNVTNEALLPVIRDMQEKRKAGYQEGLLSLLAEDLRQGLGENK